The following proteins are co-located in the Nitrospirota bacterium genome:
- a CDS encoding FecR domain-containing protein gives ARLAFAQELGAVRVTLAEGPVELYSEGLGEWVPVERNMPLLEGDSIWVGEDGRAEVHFAGGTWARLAGGTSLAIGEADGSRVLLSLEAGRLYVRDGGRLDEVVVETPSARVVARGGAALALEVDGATTVSVLKAAARVEAGQRWRRLGAGESLTVHEDGFMEQAALDTEGAWLAWNLHRDDLIGSSSASARYLPEDLREYGHDLDDNGRWVYVRDYGYVWTPAVSLTIGWAPYREGRWLWIGGQYVWISYEPWGWVPYHYGRWLRLRGVGWCWVPPHRRAPLWRPALVAWVYTPSYAAWVPLGPRDAYDWPGGLSYLDVAISTSHLSLRLQNIRVAGSVTVVKKGAFLGGKLVHLKRAPNPFLRGGAFVGPPRWKAKATHRKDPRPRAIAKRDMYRKKGEGRTMRSHPPGQGRARVDRPVRPAPRMEKEHRRNVEMPAHPLREVKKGSRRVTKRPSRVSRHPEKERAVVQKRSSRTVQKREKERRRHENKLTRVIPREERRPEAKRPSRSRPNVEKKRPVRRPGVERPRAVERRPKQESGGGKGRDARRVEASKSRKDKEAPLKGRGGLVRARGRVR, from the coding sequence GGCCCGCCTCGCCTTCGCCCAGGAGCTCGGAGCGGTGCGGGTGACCCTGGCGGAGGGGCCGGTGGAGCTTTACTCCGAAGGGCTGGGCGAATGGGTTCCGGTCGAGAGGAACATGCCCTTGCTGGAGGGCGACAGCATCTGGGTGGGGGAGGACGGAAGGGCGGAGGTCCATTTCGCGGGGGGCACGTGGGCCAGGCTTGCCGGGGGCACGTCCCTTGCCATCGGGGAGGCTGACGGGAGCAGGGTCCTTCTCTCCCTGGAGGCCGGGCGCCTGTACGTGAGGGACGGGGGCAGACTGGACGAAGTCGTGGTGGAAACCCCCTCGGCTCGCGTGGTGGCAAGGGGAGGCGCCGCGTTGGCCCTCGAGGTGGACGGCGCCACCACGGTCTCGGTCCTTAAGGCCGCGGCAAGGGTGGAGGCCGGCCAGAGGTGGAGGAGACTCGGGGCCGGGGAGTCCCTTACCGTCCACGAAGACGGCTTCATGGAGCAGGCCGCCTTGGACACCGAGGGAGCCTGGCTGGCCTGGAACCTCCACAGGGACGACCTCATCGGCTCTTCTTCGGCCAGCGCCAGGTATCTCCCGGAGGATCTGCGCGAATACGGCCATGACCTCGACGACAACGGCCGATGGGTTTACGTGAGGGACTACGGCTACGTATGGACGCCTGCCGTCTCCCTTACCATCGGGTGGGCCCCCTACAGGGAAGGAAGGTGGCTGTGGATAGGCGGCCAGTACGTCTGGATATCTTACGAGCCCTGGGGCTGGGTGCCGTATCACTACGGCCGATGGCTCCGCCTGAGGGGAGTCGGCTGGTGCTGGGTTCCGCCCCACAGGCGAGCCCCGCTCTGGAGGCCCGCCCTGGTGGCCTGGGTCTACACCCCTTCCTATGCCGCCTGGGTGCCCCTGGGGCCCCGGGACGCCTATGACTGGCCCGGCGGCCTGAGCTACCTGGACGTGGCCATCTCCACCTCTCACCTTTCCCTGCGGCTTCAGAACATCCGCGTTGCGGGCTCGGTCACCGTGGTCAAGAAGGGTGCCTTCCTCGGAGGGAAGCTGGTCCATCTCAAACGGGCGCCGAACCCCTTCCTCAGGGGCGGGGCCTTTGTGGGCCCGCCCCGGTGGAAGGCCAAGGCGACGCACCGCAAGGACCCTCGCCCGAGGGCCATCGCAAAGCGTGACATGTACCGCAAGAAGGGGGAAGGGCGGACGATGCGCTCTCATCCGCCCGGGCAAGGCCGCGCTCGTGTGGACAGGCCGGTCCGCCCCGCCCCCCGAATGGAGAAGGAACACAGGCGAAACGTGGAGATGCCCGCCCATCCCCTCCGGGAAGTAAAGAAGGGTTCGAGGCGGGTGACGAAGCGTCCCTCCCGGGTTTCCCGGCACCCGGAGAAAGAGCGTGCGGTGGTACAGAAGAGGTCTTCCCGCACGGTGCAAAAAAGAGAGAAGGAGCGCAGGCGGCACGAGAACAAGCTGACCCGCGTCATTCCCAGGGAGGAGCGCCGGCCGGAGGCGAAACGGCCTTCCCGGAGCCGCCCGAATGTCGAGAAGAAGCGGCCCGTGCGGCGCCCCGGGGTGGAGCGTCCCAGGGCGGTGGAGCGCCGGCCGAAGCAGGAGAGCGGGGGAGGAAAAGGCCGGGATGCGCGGAGGGTGGAAGCCTCCAAAAGCAGGAAGGACAAGGAGGCCCCGCTCAAGGGGAGAGGGGGCCTGGTCC